The nucleotide window GAGAGGCATTGGTCTGCGCTGGAAAAATGCCACGCCAAGCTTCGAGAATGGGAGCCCAAATACGCGACGCAATCACAGCCGCCTCTtttagaagaagaggaagggtCTGTTCTTGACTTAAGCGACGAACAGGCTGCGCATGCAGAGATTGAATATCGAGAATGGCGTTCTGATCGCGATAGAAAAGTATCGTATTTGAAGCTTAATCCACCTGAGCCAGCGGCGTTTATACCTGTTGAACGACGAGATATTCAAACGGATGAGACGTGGAAGATACTCCCCCCTTCAGATAGTGAGATTGGGATGAAACTTCTGCCAGTTTGGACGCCAATTATTTTTCAAGAAGTACCTATTGATTGGGAGAGTCCTGATTCGACTTTGAGGAGTACTATTggggagaggagaaggagggatGAGTTTAGAAGGAGGGAGAATGataggagggagaggaagttTGAGTTTCAGAAAAAGCTTCGTGAGGAGATGGGTAGGTCATGATGTTTGGGTTGAATTACAGGAGTTTTGGTTGGGTTTGTGACCTGGGATACATaaggtcttggtgtttgCATACAAGCTTGATATTCAACATACATCAGCATAGACAACAAGAACAGAAGGAACAGGAGCATATTTATCTatgctagatatataagatagGACATGCTGAGATATCCCTACAGAGCCAAAGGGCTAAGTCTTCGGCTTCGACATATACACAAGAGAAGGGACACAAGGACGATCAGAGGGCAGAATACTTATGAGTACAAAAGTTCTTTCGCTAAGGCTTTGACTTCTTGTTTAACAACAAGATGGGGGTTCAAAACAAAACCACGACTTGGCAAAAACAGCAACCAAAACACTCCTGGACGACCAGTAGTTCATCACAACCCGCGAACAATCCCCCAATGGCATTTCTTTAACTGTCCACCGGAATGCAACGCTATCCCGCACACGGTCTGACGTACTGAACATCCGATGCCTCAAAGTCTATCACACACCGAAGTCTCATTCTCCAACCCCTCCCCTCagaacaagcttcttctaCAAAACTCTAAGCGAAGCCTCAATTGGCCATCGAACTTTTGTCAAACGGCCCAGCCAATAGGATCCTCCCGCTCGCCGATCGACACGAACGGCTTATCATACCACGATGCTGATATCACGAACCCCGCAAATAGCTGCATTAGGAAGGCACAGATAAGTATTCATGCCGAACTTCCGTGCTCACTTCTTTACTATGGTGTGTTACGCTGTGTACCCTTGTGAGTAGGACCTTATCATAGCAAAAGTTCCTCTGATCGTCGGGGAACTATTATGTATGATTCTTGTATAAATATCAACCGTGCTGCCCTGTCTTGTCCGACAGTACCGGGCCTTCTTTTCAACTGTAAAAGAATCTCCCACGCCACGATGGGTTTGAAAACAGCTCTTTTGTCAGTCTTGGGCCTCGTTGCCTTGACGAATGCTTCGGTTATTCATCCTCGTACTTCCAAGCCTGCATATTCTCAGTACTACAATAAGAAGACTTCTCGTGAGTTGCTACGTCATGACATTGACTCCTAAGCCTGACCATGTTGCTAGCTTATTACGTTCCTTCGACTGGAATTCCTGAAGTCTCGTTTGATATCGGCGAAAGCTATGCTGGTCAAATCCCCGTGGATTGGAAGAAGACTGGCTCCAAGGATCCCAAGTTCTTTTATTGGTTCTTCCCGACTGTTAACCCTGCTGGGAAGGACGATGTTGTGATTTGGTTTAATGGAGGTCCTGGATGCTCCTCTTTGGAAGGTAATTTGACACATCTGATTCGATTCTTTCATGACTGACGCTATTCTAGGTCTCACGCAAGAGAATGGTCCGTTCTCGTGGAAATATGGAACTTATAAGCCCGTGCCAAATGCTTGGTCATGGCACAAACTCGCCAACGTCATCTGGTAGAGTCTTACCCTTCGCGAAAGCGCTATACCCAACTAACATATTTCAGGGTTGAATACCCCATTGGCACTGGATTCTCAACCGGCCACGTAACAGCAAAGAACAACACCGAGACAGCAGCCCAATTCGTCGAATGGTGGAAAAACCTCGTCGATACCTTCGGCCTACAAGGCAAGAAACTCTACATCACCGGCGAAAGCTACGCCGGTGTCTACGTCCCCTACGTCGGCGCTGCCATGCTCGataagaaggacaagaagtaCTTTAACGTAAAGGGCGCTCTTTACTACGATCCTGTCATGCCATATGCTGATAAGCTGCGCCTCGACCATGCTGCTTTCCCGGGCTTCTTTAGGCACTGGGAGAGTGTCTTTGCGATTCCGGATAAGAATAAGAAGATTCTTGATAATGATAATGAGAAGTGTGGGTTGGATAAGTATCGCGAGGCTCATCTTAcgtatcctcctcctccggcGCCTTGGAAACCTGTTCAGGTTAAGGGATGCGACATCACCGCTCATTTCGACGAGATCAGCACTGTCATCAACCCATGCTTCAATGTGTACCACGTCCAAGACACTTGCCCAGTTCTTTGGGATGTACTCGGTTTCCCCTCTGTTCAGTACACTCCTCCCGGCGCAacactcttcttcaacatccccgGTGTCCGCAAAGCAATCCACGCCCCAGCTGCTCCCAAAGAATGGGCATCATGCTCAGGCCCCGTCTTTGTCGGCGACGACGACAGATACGATCCCGCGGAGCACGAGAAGAAATTCCAAACTCTCGTTGAAAAGACCAACAACGTCATGATCGGATCTGGCATGGCTGATTATATCATCACTTCCAACACAACAGCCCTCGCCGTCCAGGGACTCAAGTGGAACGGCAAGCAGGGTTTCCAGACTGCGCCTAGTGCAGAGTTTGTTGTTCCGATTATTAACAACACTGAGAGCAATGTTGAGAACTGGGCAGGTGGTAGTGTTCAGGGATCGGTCCATTCGGAGAGAGGGTTTACTTTGGCGACGGTTAAGACTAGTGGACATATGGTTCCGCAGTACGCGCCACCTGCTGCGTTTAGACAGCTGGAGCATATGCTTGGACGGGTGAAGTCGCTTACGGATGCGGAACCGTTTTCTGTTAATATTTCTACTTCTTTCAAGTGGCCATACTAGATAGTTTGGTTTTTGGGGGCTCTAATGTAGGGAAGCTGCCTGAATGTATCGATTGTTGTCACTATAGCTCTGATTCAGCCATGTCGTGATTTTATTCTTAGACGTTATCAAGCAACTTTTATCTTTCAGTCACGCCCGTTGATGATCTATCTTTCTTCTGGTTCGGACCACCAAAGTAGTCTCGACCGACGCCACTACTGGCAATCTATGGCCCTTAAAGAAACAGATTGGCCACTAACTTCACCGACCAGCGGCCGCTGCTGTAAGTTTCTCATATCTATATCATATCCTCACATGGGAACCACAGAAGCTCAGTGTGActggaagaaaaagaaatttacCTACGATAAGACGCACCGCTAACGTTTTGAACCATAATATTGGGCCTCGATGCCAAGACTAATGGCGATGGCGTAGCTGAAAACCCCTTAGTCTTAATAGATCACGATGTGAAGCTCCCAGCTTGGCACTTATTAGTTCTAGAGTTGACACTTATAAGTGGGCTTTAGTTCCCAGCTGCCGTTGTAAGCCTGGCTAGAAGTTCTTGAATAACATTCAATTGGGCTTGGGGGATCCAGTGGAGATGTCATTCGCATAGGAACGTGGAGTGACTTCACCGCTTGGACAAGTACAGGTGTCAAATGACGGTGTTCAGCCTTCATACCAAGACTAACGGCCGTGTCAGAGCTTAGAGGTCTTGAAATAAATTTAATCGTATCATAATACTAGAGGCTTGGCCCTATCTAGTTCGAGTCCCGACTAGTCGAAATACTATTGATCTCAACGCAAGCCACAAGCGAGATCAGAACGTTCTCGCCCATCTAGCTCAATTATCAATCAGACAATTCCTGTGAGTTTTTGAGAATATCGTTTTTCAAAAGAACATATGCTTTTTGGGCCAAGAAGTACTTAATGCTATGGTTTGCCAAATAATTGTGAGAATATCATCTCTACTGGCAGCATAAATCTTTATAGTCACAGACACATCATGAAGCTCTCTTATCTTTTTCCATTCGTTGGACTAGCCCAAGCAGTTCCTACTGCAAATCCTTCTCACCCTTCTATTTTTGATAATCCTACTATTCCTGTTAGAGACCCGGCCTCGTTAGAAGATCTGCCCGGCTTGTCTCACATCCGGcgagctgcagctgcaaccCAGCAGACGCTCAACGTTTCATACTGCGAGGTGACCGTCAAAGGTAACCAAGGCTTCTGGCAGAGTTGGCTAGCACATGATCTCACTGGCCATCTGTACGTCACTCAAGGGATTCCCTCTCCTGGCACAAAAAATGGCGACAATATTTACGATGTGTATTTGCAAAGCGGGTCTGTCGGACAGGGAGGATACATCTCATTCGCCACCAACAAGTACCTACTTCCGTTGCCATACAAGATCGGTGGCCCCAATGTCGACTACGCCAAAGTCAGCATGACAGACAAAGGTTACATCCTTTCTGAGCCTGACTACTCCAATATCGACAAACCTGCAACCAACTCACCGCTGGTATTCTACTCCGAGCGTAGCATGAACCTTGGTAAGAGCTATGGGCCACCCACCAGATATGTGGCCTCTGGTAAATCGTATCTTGGTGTGAAGATAAGCGATAAGGGAATTGTTGATGGAGTTGTTCAGCTGATCGGGGAGCAGAATGGGGGACTTGGGTACATTGCCCGTGTTGCTGGATGGTGCAGGAACTTTCCTACCCCTATCATCGCTTGACCTGACTGACTTTTGACTCAAATGCCGCTTTAAGGTCTCCAGTCCCCAGGGCCTAGGAGCATGTCAAGGTTCTGAGAAACAAACTTGAAGCATTTGCACGATGGTAACTTGATAAGTGATGGATAGTAGGCTCCGGCTCTATAAAGGATTATTTATCTAtgaaatctataataaagttgTGAATGGAATGAAAGTTGAATAAGTGATATGAAAGTATGATCAGTGGTACACAACCTAGTAATTCACACATTATTCTTGATCCAAGTCCATAGACGTGAGGGTATATCTAGTTTTTGCCCTTGTAAGCAAAAGAAATCTTCATATAGTCAACAACAGTCTTGGAAAGGAACTTCTGAAGATAGGAGGGCTCGGCAGTTCCAACTTGTTGCTCTATCGCTTTCATAACGGCCTCTGGTAGACCGAGAGCCTTGAGGACTTGAGGGTAATCAGTGAAAGATCCGTGAACGGTATCCTTAACAgcaatctccttcttgggtCCTCGGAGCTTGGCATAGAACGTCTTCCAGGTCATATCCTCCTTGCTGTGGTTAGGGCGACCAATGAGGAAGAATGGCTTGTCGAGGCCTTTGCTGAGAGTAGGTTCGAAGATCTGGCCGTCCAAGTCCATTCCGCCGCGGATTCGATTATCTGAAAACATTGCTATAGCTGCACTGGCGCCACCGAGGGAGTGACCGAGGGCGACGATTTTCTTGT belongs to Fusarium musae strain F31 chromosome 9, whole genome shotgun sequence and includes:
- a CDS encoding hypothetical protein (MEROPS:MER0001944), with the translated sequence MLLAYYVPSTGIPEVSFDIGESYAGQIPVDWKKTGSKDPKFFYWFFPTVNPAGKDDVVIWFNGGPGCSSLEGLTQENGPFSWKYGTYKPVPNAWSWHKLANVIWVEYPIGTGFSTGHVTAKNNTETAAQFVEWWKNLVDTFGLQGKKLYITGESYAGVYVPYVGAAMLDKKDKKYFNVKGALYYDPVMPYADKLRLDHAAFPGFFRHWESVFAIPDKNKKILDNDNEKCGLDKYREAHLTYPPPPAPWKPVQVKGCDITAHFDEISTVINPCFNVYHVQDTCPVLWDVLGFPSVQYTPPGATLFFNIPGVRKAIHAPAAPKEWASCSGPVFVGDDDRYDPAEHEKKFQTLVEKTNNVMIGSGMADYIITSNTTALAVQGLKWNGKQGFQTAPSAEFVVPIINNTESNVENWAGGSVQGSVHSERGFTLATVKTSGHMVPQYAPPAAFRQLEHMLGRVKSLTDAEPFSVNISTSFKWPY
- a CDS encoding hypothetical protein (EggNog:ENOG41), encoding MKLSYLFPFVGLAQAVPTANPSHPSIFDNPTIPVRDPASLEDLPGLSHIRRAAAATQQTLNVSYCEVTVKGNQGFWQSWLAHDLTGHLYVTQGIPSPGTKNGDNIYDVYLQSGSVGQGGYISFATNKYLLPLPYKIGGPNVDYAKVSMTDKGYILSEPDYSNIDKPATNSPLVFYSERSMNLGKSYGPPTRYVASGKSYLGVKISDKGIVDGVVQLIGEQNGGLGYIARVAGWCRNFPTPIIA